CGCGCGGAGTAGCAGGCGTCTCGGGGGCAGCGGCCTGTGCGGCAACGGGCGAAGCCGCGACAGAAACGGGCTCATATGCCTCGGAACCAGCGCTCATCGCCTCCCCGTGGCGGCGCGGTTCGACGAAGTTCACGGACACGTAGCGTACCTCGTGCTCCGTAAACGCCTCGAGCGCGCGCTTTGTGATGTCCTGGATGCGACTTGCCAGCGCCATGAGCGAACCGGTGCCCAGCGGCGTGACCGTGACGCGCGCGTAGATGAGCGCCGAGTCGCCGCGCGGGACGACGTCGACGTCCAGGCCCTGCAGCGTCACGTCGCCCACCTGCTCGAGCGCGCGGCTCGCTGTCGAAACGAGGGCGCTCTTCTCGATGAAGATCTCCCCCGCCTCAGTCGCACGCAACCGCGCCGTCGCGCGCGTGATGGACACGACGAGGGCAACGCCGGTGTACGCCACAAGGCCGACGAGGTCGATGAGCAGAGCGAGGATGAGCAGCACGGCAAGCGGCGCGCAGCCGTGCAGGAACGACATCATCGCGCTGCCGCCCGGCAGCACAAGCGCGAGCGTGAACAGGACGATGACGACAAGCGAGCAGACGAGATAGGCGATCATGAACACGCGCTTGAATGTGCTCATAGCAGCTCCTTTGGCCATAGACGCACCGACATCGAAGCAGGTCACCGCTTTCCACATGGCTCTCTGGCAGAGCAAGCGGACAATGAACCCGTGCATGAGTCCATTGTACCCCGCCTGTCGCACGAAACGCCCGCCTTCACGAGAGCTTGCCCGTCTTCTAACGAAAACGGGGCGCCGCCCCCATGGACAGCGCCCCGTCAGCAGCACCCCTGTGTGGAGACAGCCTTACTCGTCGGCCTCGAGAGCCTCGGCGATCTCGTCGGTCATGTCCATCGTGTGATAGACGTTCTGCACGTCATCGAGCTCCTCGAGGCGGTCGATGAGGCGCATGACCTTCTTGGCGTCGGCGGGCGTCACGCTCGTCGGCGTCGTGGGAACCATCGTGAGCTCGGAGCCCTTGACCTCGATGCCCTGAGCCTCCAGGCCCTTCTGGACATCCTGCATCTTGTCGTAGGCCGTCCAGACCGTCCACGAGTCCTCGTTGTCCTCGTAGTCCTCGGCACCGGCCTCGGCGACGGCGAGCATGAACTCGTCCTCGTCGTTGGCGTTCACGCGGTCGGCGACCTTCTTGTCATCGGACTTAATGATCTTCTCGACGACGATCTCGCCCTTGCGCTCGAACTGGAACGCAACAGAGCCGGTCGTGCCGAGCGAGCCGCCCGCATGCGTGAACGCGGAGCGAACGTCAGCGGCGGTGCGGTTCTTGTTGTCCGTCAGGCAATCGACGTACACGGCCACGCCTGCCGGACCATAGCCCTCGTACGTGACCTCGGAGAAGTTCGCGGCATCGGAGCCGGAGCCGGACGCCTTCTTGATGGCGGCGTCGATCTTGTCCTTGGGCATCGAGTTGAGGCGAGCCTTCTCGACGGCGGCCGCAAGGGCAAAGTTGTTCTCGGGGTTGGGATCGCCACCGGTGCGCGCGGCAACGGTGATGATGCGCGAGAGCTTCGAGAACAGGGCCGAGCGCTTCGCATCCTGGGCGAACTTGCGATGCTTGGTGGTAGCCCACTTGGAGTGTCCGGACATGCAATGCTCCTTAAGAAACTGAGTCCTTCATGATGACGCGGCGTATTGCTGCTCTTCGGCACGGCTCCGTCGCGCCCCGCAGCATACCGAACGCACTTTACCAAAACGAACGCCCCGAGCGCGCGCGTATAGAGACGTTTTCTCGGATTTCGGGACTCCGCCACACAAGCTGTGGCTACCTCGGCGTCGGCGTCAGCGACTGTGGTCGCGCCCGTCTGTGTGCCACGACGAGAATGGCGATGCCGGCAGCAACGAGGGGCAGGCTGAGGAGCTGGCCCATCGTGATCGGCCCCAGCAGATATCCGAGCTGGGCGTCGGGAACGCGCACGAACTCGATGAGGAAGCGAAACGTGCCGTAGAGCGTCAGAAACGTCCCGATGAACGTCCCCTGTGGCCTCGGCGGGACGCGCCGCGCCAGCACGATGAGCACGACGAAGATGACGATCCCCTCGAGAACCGCCTCGTACAGCTGGGAGGGGTGTCGCATGACGCCGCCACCGGACGGGAACGCTACCGCCCACGGCACGTCGGTCGGCTTACCCCACAGCTCCCCGTTCACAAAGTTCGCGAGACGCCCGAAGAACAGGCCGAGCGGCGCCCCGATGGAGGCGAGGTCGGCCATCGTCACGAACGACAGCCGCAGCGCCCGGCAGGCGATGTACCCGCCAACGAGTGCGCCCACGAGCCCACCGTGGAACGACATGCCCCCCTCGACGAACATGAGGATGTGCCCCGGGTGCGCAAGGTAGTACGGCAGGTTATAGAAGAGCACGTAGAACAGACGCGCGCCGACGATGACGCCAAAGGCCACACCGACGACGACCATCAGCACGTCATCGCCACGCAGCTTGAGCTTCCAGTGACGGCTGACGAGATAGAGAACGAGGCCTGCGCAGAAGAAGCCGGCGAGGTAGGCAAGCCCATACCAGCGCACGGCAAACGGACCCACCGTGAAGGCGATGGGATCGAGCGATTGGAAGATATCGTTGAGCACGGTGAGGGTTCCTCTCAGCTTCCTACCGTCAGCTTCCCCGGAGACTAGAAGAAGTGAACCGTCACGCGGCCGTCCTCGCC
This genomic window from Coriobacteriia bacterium contains:
- a CDS encoding YebC/PmpR family DNA-binding transcriptional regulator, with translation MSGHSKWATTKHRKFAQDAKRSALFSKLSRIITVAARTGGDPNPENNFALAAAVEKARLNSMPKDKIDAAIKKASGSGSDAANFSEVTYEGYGPAGVAVYVDCLTDNKNRTAADVRSAFTHAGGSLGTTGSVAFQFERKGEIVVEKIIKSDDKKVADRVNANDEDEFMLAVAEAGAEDYEDNEDSWTVWTAYDKMQDVQKGLEAQGIEVKGSELTMVPTTPTSVTPADAKKVMRLIDRLEELDDVQNVYHTMDMTDEIAEALEADE
- a CDS encoding prolipoprotein diacylglyceryl transferase — its product is MLNDIFQSLDPIAFTVGPFAVRWYGLAYLAGFFCAGLVLYLVSRHWKLKLRGDDVLMVVVGVAFGVIVGARLFYVLFYNLPYYLAHPGHILMFVEGGMSFHGGLVGALVGGYIACRALRLSFVTMADLASIGAPLGLFFGRLANFVNGELWGKPTDVPWAVAFPSGGGVMRHPSQLYEAVLEGIVIFVVLIVLARRVPPRPQGTFIGTFLTLYGTFRFLIEFVRVPDAQLGYLLGPITMGQLLSLPLVAAGIAILVVAHRRARPQSLTPTPR